Proteins encoded in a region of the Delphinus delphis chromosome 13, mDelDel1.2, whole genome shotgun sequence genome:
- the CCBE1 gene encoding collagen and calcium-binding EGF domain-containing protein 1 isoform X3 codes for MRRKCCKGYKFVLGQCIPEDYDVCAEAPCEQQCTDNFGRVLCTCYPGYRYDRERHRRREKPYCLDIDECATSSETLCAHICVNTLGSYRCECREGYVQEDDGRTCTKGDKYPNDTGHDEKVENAVRAGTCCATCKEFHQMKQTVLQLKQKIALLPNSAADLGKYITGDKVLASNAYIPGPPGLPGGQGPPGSPGPKGSPGFPGIPGPPGQPGPRGSMGPMGPSPDLSHIKQGRRGPVGPPGAPGRDGSKGERGAPGPRGSPGPPGSFDFLLLMLADIRNDITELQEKVFGHRTDSSAEEFPLPQELSSSPETMDFGSGDDNPKRTETRDLGTHRDFYP; via the exons attatgaTGTATGTGCTGAGGCTCCCTGTGAACAGCAGTGCACGGATAACTTCGGCCGAGTGCTGTGTACTTGTTACCCAGGATACCGATATGACCGGGAGAGGCACCGGAGGCGGGAGAAGCCGTACTGTCTGG ATATCGACGAGTGCGCCACCAGCAGCGAGACGCTGTGCGCGCACATCTGCGTCAACACCTTGGGCAGCTACCGCTGTGAGTGCCGGGAGGGCTACGTCCAGGAGGATGATGGGAGGACGTGCACCAAGGGAGACAAATACCCCAACGACACTG GGCACGATGAGAAGGTGGAGAACGCGGTGAGAGCCGGCACCTGCTGTGCCACGTGCAAGGAGTTTCACCAGATGAAGCAGACGGTGCTGCAGCTGAAGCAGAAG ATTGCCCTGCTACCCAACAGCGCTGCGGACCTGGGCAAGTACATCACTGGCGACAAGGTGCTGGCCTCAAATGCCTACATTCCAGGACCACCTGGCCTGCCTGGGGGCCAGGGCCCCCCCG GCTCACCAGGACCAAAGGGGAGCCCAGGCTTCCCGGGTATTCCAGGCCCCCCCGGGCAGCCCGGCCCGCGGGGCTCCATGGGACCCATGGGACCGTCTCCTGATCTGTCCCACATTAAGCAAGGCCGGAGGGGCCCCGTG GGCCCACCAGGTGCCCCAGGAAGAGATGGTTCTAAG GGGGAAAGAGGAGCACCTGGCCCCAGAGGGTCTCCA GGACCCCCTGGTTCCTTCGACTTCCTGTTGCTCATGCTGGCGGACATCCGCAACGACATCACCGAGCTGCAGGAAAAGGTGTTTGGGCACCGGACTGACTCTTCAGCAGAGGAGTTCCCGTTACCTCAGGAATTATCCAGCTCTCCAGAGACCATGGACTTCGGCTCTGGAGATGACAACCCCAAAAGAACTGAGACAAGAGACTTGGGAACCCACAGAGACTTCTATCCTTAG